DNA from Lactobacillus sp. ESL0791:
CCAAGCAAATAATTCGTAATTTCTAAATTTATCCTCTAAAAGTCATCTTTTTGACGTTTCCAATTGAATTATTACGTACTTTATATATAATATAAATATAAATCGTTCGTATTATTTTGATGGAGGATAAAATACGATGAATAAAAAACTTAGAAAGTTGTTGTCGCTTGGAGCAGTTGTTGCATCCCTGGGGCTAGTTCTTACGGCTTGTGCCGGCAAAAAGCAGGGTAATAGCAGCAGCAAAAACACCAAAAACAGTATTGCGCTAATTACCGACTCAAACGGGGTTGATGACCACTCCTTCAACCAGGCAGCTTGGGAGGGTTTTAAAAATTATGGTAAGGAGCACAACTTTAAGCAGGGCAACGGCTACCAATACTTTCAGTCGAGCAGTGCCGCTGATTTTACACCAAATTTTAATCAAGCAGCCAAGTCTGGTTACCAAACAATTTTCGGTGTCGGCTACATGTTAACCGATTCGGTTAAAGCCGCCGCTAAGAAAAATCCCAAGAAAAACTTTGTCATCATTGACGATGTAATCACTGGACAAAAGAATGTCACTTCCGTTACCTTTATGAGCAACCAGTCATCGTATCTTGCGGGAATTGCCGCTGCCTACACAACCAAAACTAACAAAGTTGGTTTTATCGGTGGCGCTAAATCCTCAATTATCGATATGTTTCAAGCCGGTTTTGAGCAAGGTGTGAAAGACGGTGCCCAAGCACTACACAAGAAAATAGCTGTCTCCAGTCAATACATTGGCAACTTCACTTCAACCGACAAGGCAAAGTCAATTGCCCAATCAATGTATGCTGACAAGGCAGACATTATCTACCAGGCAGCAGGCAATGCGGGCAACGGAATTTTTCAGGAAGCAAAAGATTACAACCAGACACGGCCAAGCGAGCAAAAAGTTTGGGTAATCGGTGTTGATGTTGACCAAACAAGTCTTGGCAACTACAAGGCAAAAGGCGGTCAAAAGGCCAACTTTACCCTGACTTCTGTTTTAAAGGGCTTAAACATTGCTACCAAAACAATTTCTGATCAGGCTTACGAAGGCAAGTTTCCCGGCGGCAAGCATCTTGTTTATTCTCTAAAAGGCAACGGTGTTTCTCTCACCAAGGGACAATTACAGCCTAAGGCTTGGGCAGCGGTGCAAAAAGCAAAACAGGAAATCATTGCCGGTAAAATCAAAGTTGCAACAGCAACTAAGTAATCATTATAATTATTTTGAAAAGCTCTTTGTTTAGAACAAAGAGTTTTTTATCAAAAGGAAGTTAATCATGGCAAAAGAGACTACAAATATAATTGAGATGCGCCATATCGTTAAAGACTTTAATGGTTTTAAAGCCAATAACGATATCAA
Protein-coding regions in this window:
- a CDS encoding BMP family protein, with amino-acid sequence MNKKLRKLLSLGAVVASLGLVLTACAGKKQGNSSSKNTKNSIALITDSNGVDDHSFNQAAWEGFKNYGKEHNFKQGNGYQYFQSSSAADFTPNFNQAAKSGYQTIFGVGYMLTDSVKAAAKKNPKKNFVIIDDVITGQKNVTSVTFMSNQSSYLAGIAAAYTTKTNKVGFIGGAKSSIIDMFQAGFEQGVKDGAQALHKKIAVSSQYIGNFTSTDKAKSIAQSMYADKADIIYQAAGNAGNGIFQEAKDYNQTRPSEQKVWVIGVDVDQTSLGNYKAKGGQKANFTLTSVLKGLNIATKTISDQAYEGKFPGGKHLVYSLKGNGVSLTKGQLQPKAWAAVQKAKQEIIAGKIKVATATK